One part of the bacterium genome encodes these proteins:
- a CDS encoding polysaccharide pyruvyl transferase family protein, which yields MNIINFFLKTNLEKSFIIGYYGGLNFGDELLLEVILNLLKNNGVKDISFYYTSPEIYSHYHHDFGYKKIPATPLDMLKEVFKCKNIIIGGGGLWGLDFNKNIALLSLILFFAKYFLRKKIYLIGVGYYLSTTKLGRFAGWLAGFSSDIIIARDNETFRNFSRVSRNIFIDNDIVFNFHELDEKLYTSDVDELKKEVDISEKTIFITTRRFSGDKYASFKEEIQKFIEKNTDKKIIMALFEAKIVDKEGYNFFLDVSKKYKNITVVDFHYNPVALLFLFSYHHKNIAMISPQFHGQLVAHLTGASFLPISYDNKNSELFKSIGIKYFFDIKNVSYFDMQNFINHFYE from the coding sequence ATGAACATAATTAATTTTTTCTTAAAGACTAACCTCGAAAAATCCTTCATCATAGGATATTATGGAGGGTTAAATTTTGGAGACGAGTTACTTCTTGAGGTTATCCTAAATCTGTTAAAAAATAACGGGGTAAAAGATATATCTTTTTATTATACTTCTCCGGAAATATATTCACACTATCACCATGATTTTGGATATAAAAAAATACCAGCAACTCCACTGGATATGCTAAAAGAGGTTTTTAAGTGCAAAAATATAATCATTGGCGGTGGTGGGTTGTGGGGGCTTGATTTTAACAAAAATATCGCGCTATTAAGTCTAATATTATTTTTCGCAAAATACTTTCTCAGGAAAAAAATATACTTGATCGGAGTTGGTTATTATCTATCAACCACAAAACTTGGTAGGTTCGCAGGGTGGTTAGCCGGATTTTCCAGCGATATCATCATTGCGAGAGACAATGAAACATTTAGAAATTTTAGCAGAGTATCAAGAAATATTTTCATAGACAACGATATCGTCTTTAATTTCCACGAATTAGATGAGAAGTTATACACGAGTGACGTGGATGAATTAAAAAAAGAAGTAGATATTTCTGAGAAAACCATCTTCATCACTACCAGAAGATTTTCTGGGGATAAGTATGCAAGCTTTAAGGAAGAGATTCAAAAATTTATTGAAAAAAATACAGATAAAAAAATCATTATGGCCCTGTTTGAGGCTAAAATAGTTGATAAGGAGGGCTATAATTTTTTCCTGGATGTTTCAAAGAAATATAAAAATATTACTGTGGTGGATTTTCATTATAATCCCGTAGCTTTGTTGTTTCTCTTCAGTTATCACCATAAGAATATAGCTATGATTTCTCCTCAATTTCATGGGCAACTCGTTGCACACCTAACTGGTGCATCTTTTTTGCCAATTAGCTATGATAATAAAAATAGTGAACTTTTTAAATCAA